From Gemmatimonadaceae bacterium, a single genomic window includes:
- a CDS encoding FliI/YscN family ATPase has protein sequence MLKNRLASRIGDLPRIYRMGRVTRVVGLVIEAAGLDVGLSELCRVTSMNEEKSVLAEVVGFHERGVLLMPLGDIDGLHPGSSVTPLGRSFGADVGPGLLGRVLNGLGHPIDGKGRIDHATRMPLSAEPPHPLERQIIHEPLETGVRAIDGFLTLGKGQRVGIFAGSGVGKSTLLGMIARQAKADVNVIALLGERGREVRDFIENSLGPEGLARSVIVVATGDQAALVRARGALVATSIAEYFRNQGKEVLLMVDSVTRVAMAWREIGLAVGEPPTTKGYPPSVFAALPRLLERAGTDEKGSITGIYTVLVDGDDFNEPVADASRSILDGHIVLTRKLAGAGHYPSIDVLESKSRVRDHVIAAEHRAAANAVGRLEASYREKEDLILVGAYHEGSDRGVDAALRLRPQVLEFLQQTPEESTAFDATRRALVSIASQIDHTTRRSS, from the coding sequence ATGCTTAAGAATCGTCTCGCCTCGCGCATCGGCGATCTGCCGCGCATCTACCGCATGGGACGCGTGACGCGCGTCGTCGGCCTCGTCATCGAGGCCGCGGGACTCGACGTCGGTCTGTCGGAGCTCTGCCGCGTCACGTCGATGAACGAAGAGAAGTCAGTGCTCGCCGAAGTCGTCGGCTTTCACGAGCGCGGTGTGCTGCTCATGCCGCTCGGCGACATCGACGGATTGCATCCGGGATCGAGCGTGACTCCGCTTGGCCGCAGCTTCGGCGCCGACGTTGGCCCCGGGCTGCTCGGCCGCGTGCTCAATGGCCTCGGTCATCCGATCGACGGGAAAGGACGCATCGATCACGCGACGCGCATGCCGCTGTCGGCCGAGCCGCCGCATCCGCTCGAGCGCCAGATCATTCACGAGCCGCTCGAGACCGGCGTTCGCGCGATCGACGGCTTCCTGACGCTCGGCAAGGGACAACGCGTCGGCATCTTCGCCGGCTCGGGTGTCGGCAAGTCGACGCTGCTGGGCATGATCGCGCGTCAAGCCAAAGCTGATGTGAACGTGATCGCGCTGCTCGGCGAACGTGGCCGCGAGGTGCGCGACTTTATCGAGAACTCGCTCGGACCGGAAGGGCTCGCGAGATCGGTGATCGTGGTGGCAACCGGCGACCAGGCGGCGCTGGTGCGCGCCCGCGGCGCTCTCGTCGCGACGTCGATCGCCGAGTATTTCCGAAATCAGGGCAAGGAAGTGTTGCTGATGGTGGACTCGGTGACGCGCGTCGCGATGGCGTGGCGCGAGATCGGGCTTGCCGTCGGCGAGCCGCCGACCACGAAGGGGTATCCGCCGTCGGTGTTCGCGGCGCTGCCGCGGCTGCTCGAGCGAGCCGGCACCGATGAGAAAGGTAGTATTACAGGAATCTATACCGTCCTCGTGGACGGCGACGATTTCAACGAGCCGGTCGCCGACGCGAGCCGCTCCATTCTCGACGGCCACATCGTGCTGACGCGCAAGCTCGCCGGCGCGGGGCACTACCCGTCGATCGACGTGCTCGAAAGCAAGAGCCGCGTGCGCGACCATGTGATCGCGGCGGAACATCGCGCCGCGGCGAACGCCGTGGGGCGGCTCGAGGCGTCGTATCGCGAGAAGGAGGATCTCATTCTCGTGGGCGCGTATCACGAAGGCTCGGATCGCGGCGTCGATGCCGCGCTGCGGCTTCGGCCGCAGGTCCTTGAATTTCTGCAGCAAACTCCGGAAGAGAGCACGGCATTCGACGCAACGAGACGGGCGCTCGTCTCCATCGCGTCCCAGATCGATCACACGACGAGGAGGTCGTCATGA
- the fliJ gene encoding flagellar export protein FliJ — translation MSAFKFRLQQVLDLREQHERQVAAKLAEAETAADQARVAQKALETIRQSGSAALRTAHASEPTIGQLKTIGYVIEQLNHHIVDAQSRVEMAEQLVTQARTDLTSALQARRVLSRLRDRHFANWRVEDSAQEMKQMDELALSRFTRRDTSTDSDNGGTGAASA, via the coding sequence ATGAGCGCGTTCAAGTTTCGTCTGCAGCAGGTCCTCGACCTGCGCGAGCAGCACGAACGGCAGGTCGCCGCGAAGCTCGCGGAAGCGGAAACCGCGGCCGATCAGGCCCGCGTCGCCCAGAAGGCGCTCGAGACGATTCGCCAGAGCGGCTCGGCCGCGCTGCGCACCGCGCACGCGAGCGAGCCCACGATCGGGCAGCTCAAGACGATCGGCTACGTCATCGAGCAGCTGAACCATCACATCGTCGACGCGCAGTCGCGCGTCGAGATGGCGGAGCAGCTCGTGACGCAGGCCCGCACCGACCTCACCTCGGCGCTGCAGGCGCGCCGCGTGTTGAGCCGGTTGCGCGATCGTCACTTCGCCAATTGGCGCGTGGAAGACAGCGCCCAGGAGATGAAGCAGATGGACGAGTTGGCGTTGTCGCGATTCACCCGCCGCGATACGAGCACCGACAGTGACAACGGCGGGACGGGAGCGGCGAGCGCATGA
- a CDS encoding flagellar hook capping FlgD N-terminal domain-containing protein — protein sequence MVTSTTTTTTPTLPVAPAAPTNPAAAAAAATTQAAAPGGAMDKNAFLKLLVAQMQNQDPMNPMDGTQMATQLAQFSSLEQLQNINETLTNQQTSSTSLLGAVQATSAINTIGHTVMATGNGLQLGGTDGATSVTADIAANGASATLHILDASGKEVGTRDLGAVSAGSQQTITLGSAADNLPAGNYTYSIDVKAADGSAVSVQTYTTGRVTGVSSGTSGLTLTVAGTNVPYANVIKILN from the coding sequence ATGGTCACGTCCACGACGACCACCACCACGCCGACGCTGCCGGTGGCTCCGGCGGCGCCGACAAATCCCGCCGCCGCGGCCGCCGCGGCGACGACGCAGGCCGCCGCACCAGGCGGCGCGATGGATAAGAACGCGTTCCTGAAGCTGCTGGTGGCGCAGATGCAGAATCAGGATCCGATGAATCCGATGGACGGCACGCAGATGGCCACGCAGCTCGCGCAGTTCTCGAGTCTCGAGCAGCTGCAGAACATCAACGAGACGCTCACCAACCAGCAGACCTCGTCGACATCGCTGCTCGGCGCGGTGCAGGCTACGTCGGCGATCAATACCATCGGCCACACCGTCATGGCGACCGGCAACGGTCTCCAGCTCGGCGGCACGGACGGCGCGACGAGCGTCACCGCGGACATTGCGGCGAACGGCGCGAGCGCGACGCTTCACATTCTCGATGCGTCGGGCAAGGAAGTCGGCACGCGCGACCTCGGCGCCGTGAGCGCCGGCTCGCAGCAGACCATCACCCTCGGTTCGGCGGCGGACAACTTGCCGGCCGGCAACTACACCTACTCGATCGACGTGAAGGCCGCCGACGGCAGCGCCGTCTCGGTGCAGACCTACACGACCGGTCGTGTGACCGGCGTCAGCTCGGGAACGTCGGGCCTCACGCTCACCGTCGCCGGCACGAACGTCCCGTACGCGAACGTCATCAAGATCTTGAATTAA
- a CDS encoding flagellar hook protein FlgE, with product MLRSLSSAVTGLKNQQTHMDVIGNNIANVNTVAFKSGRVTFKEGFAQLISSASRPDTNVGGVNPVQVGLGSAIGTIDTAFTQGNLETTGNTTDLAIQGNSFFVVKKGAETLYTRAGNFQLDSDGSLVSGDNGYHVQGQMAVGGKLQPNLTNITIPFGQTAPASATTTIKIGGNLDASAGIFDKGAAATLDPLDATQRALPQNADSFKDLSINAYDSLGNKHQVKMVMWKTAADKWDWKIDPSGLDITAAGVTEVGSPTHPITFKSDGTVDTTAPFVPPEIKFTPNSGAATVDIKIDLGSGMSGLSQFAGSANAVMNDQDGFSNGTLQGYTIDASGTVVGSFTNGTTQTLGQIALADFNNPTGLNRVGDNMYSSTSNSGEGVVGYAGSGNASSIASGALEMSNVDLAREFTDMIVAQRGFQANGRVITTSDQMLQELVQLKQ from the coding sequence ATGCTTCGCTCGCTCTCATCGGCGGTCACCGGTCTGAAGAACCAGCAGACCCACATGGACGTAATCGGCAATAACATCGCCAACGTCAACACCGTCGCGTTCAAGTCCGGCCGCGTCACGTTCAAGGAAGGCTTCGCGCAGCTCATCTCGAGCGCCAGCCGCCCCGACACGAACGTCGGCGGCGTCAACCCGGTGCAGGTCGGACTGGGCTCGGCGATCGGCACGATCGACACCGCGTTCACGCAGGGCAACCTCGAGACGACCGGCAACACCACCGATCTCGCAATTCAGGGCAACTCGTTCTTCGTCGTGAAGAAGGGCGCCGAGACGCTGTACACGCGCGCCGGCAACTTCCAGCTCGACTCCGACGGCTCGCTCGTGTCGGGCGACAACGGCTATCACGTGCAGGGCCAGATGGCCGTGGGCGGCAAGCTCCAGCCGAACCTGACCAACATCACCATTCCGTTCGGCCAGACGGCGCCGGCCAGCGCGACGACCACGATCAAGATCGGCGGCAATCTCGATGCGTCGGCCGGCATCTTCGACAAGGGCGCGGCCGCGACCCTCGATCCGCTCGATGCGACGCAGCGCGCGCTGCCGCAGAACGCGGACTCGTTCAAGGATCTGTCGATCAACGCCTACGATTCGCTCGGCAACAAGCACCAGGTGAAGATGGTCATGTGGAAGACCGCGGCCGACAAGTGGGATTGGAAGATCGATCCGTCGGGCTTGGACATCACGGCCGCCGGCGTGACGGAAGTGGGCAGCCCCACGCACCCGATTACGTTCAAGTCGGACGGCACGGTCGACACGACGGCACCGTTCGTTCCGCCGGAGATCAAGTTCACGCCGAACTCGGGCGCCGCGACGGTGGACATCAAGATCGATCTCGGCAGCGGCATGAGCGGCCTGTCGCAGTTCGCCGGCTCGGCGAACGCCGTCATGAACGATCAGGACGGCTTCAGCAACGGCACGCTGCAGGGCTACACGATCGATGCGAGCGGCACGGTCGTCGGTTCGTTCACGAACGGCACGACGCAGACGCTGGGGCAGATCGCGCTGGCTGATTTCAACAACCCGACGGGCCTCAATCGCGTCGGCGACAACATGTACTCCTCGACGTCGAACTCGGGTGAAGGCGTGGTCGGCTATGCAGGTTCGGGCAATGCGTCGAGCATCGCGAGCGGCGCGCTCGAGATGTCGAACGTCGACCTGGCGCGCGAGTTCACGGACATGATCGTTGCGCAGCGCGGGTTCCAGGCGAACGGTCGCGTCATCACGACGTCGGACCAGATGCTTCAGGAGCTGGTGCAGCTGAAGCAGTAG
- a CDS encoding flagellar basal body-associated FliL family protein, which produces MGPAFSGAATPSFARPAGTIPPAFPRRPMATQAIEQVPETDAAAAEPKKGKGLVLILALAGILAGAGAGLFALGPMLAKGHAAKAAPKKAEESASAIDHAIENLVLNPAGSGGTRFLMMTATFELKDGTGEQMMKDREAEVRDRILALMGKKTVDELADISHRDELKKEVLDAVGPVFPKGTVLKVFFPQFVIQ; this is translated from the coding sequence ATGGGCCCTGCTTTTTCCGGTGCCGCAACTCCCTCCTTCGCACGTCCCGCCGGCACCATCCCTCCCGCCTTCCCCCGTCGACCCATGGCGACTCAAGCCATCGAACAGGTCCCCGAAACAGACGCAGCAGCCGCCGAACCCAAGAAGGGCAAGGGGCTGGTGCTCATTCTCGCGCTCGCCGGCATTCTCGCCGGCGCCGGCGCTGGACTCTTCGCCCTCGGTCCCATGCTCGCCAAGGGTCACGCCGCCAAAGCCGCGCCCAAAAAGGCCGAGGAATCCGCGAGCGCGATCGACCACGCGATCGAGAACCTCGTGCTCAACCCCGCTGGTAGCGGCGGCACCCGGTTCCTCATGATGACCGCCACCTTCGAGCTGAAGGACGGCACCGGCGAGCAGATGATGAAGGACAGGGAAGCCGAAGTGCGCGATCGCATCCTGGCGCTCATGGGCAAGAAGACGGTCGACGAGCTGGCGGACATCAGTCACCGCGACGAGCTGAAGAAAGAAGTCCTCGACGCCGTCGGTCCCGTGTTCCCGAAAGGCACCGTGCTCAAGGTCTTCTTTCCGCAGTTCGTGATCCAATGA
- a CDS encoding FliM/FliN family flagellar motor switch protein produces the protein MSAPRPTRSTEQITQQLSQNDIDRLMRGEAAEAPVIPRPQQDVQVYDFRRPHRVSKERLHVLEAMYSRLVKSLEGWLMGRVRGVVDLKLESVEQISFGEYVLSLPPSCNSFIADIKDKSGADAVGEQAVIDIGRELAYFLVDRLFGGGAETTILDRALTPIERLAVRVVAERVMALVQEIWEDHVELELTLSGFESIPEIIQAAAREAPVLVTNITARFAGTESLVSIAVPLSVLEKFFVMNSASARAHQARREPPGQRAISEGALRATRVEMSARLPEFRLSMRDIAGLKAGSMLSTGIPIDTTVNLLVGNSPRFKTSAGRVGRKLAVRVLEPLSAEPLPTSVDDKP, from the coding sequence ATGAGCGCACCTCGTCCGACGCGCTCCACGGAGCAGATCACACAGCAGCTGTCGCAGAACGACATCGATCGCCTGATGCGCGGCGAGGCCGCGGAAGCGCCGGTCATTCCGCGCCCGCAGCAGGATGTCCAGGTCTACGACTTCCGCCGCCCGCACCGCGTCTCCAAGGAGCGGTTGCACGTGCTCGAGGCGATGTACAGCCGCCTCGTGAAGTCGCTCGAAGGATGGCTCATGGGCCGCGTGCGCGGCGTCGTCGATCTCAAGCTCGAGAGCGTCGAGCAGATCTCGTTCGGCGAATACGTGCTGTCGCTGCCGCCGAGCTGCAATTCGTTCATCGCGGACATCAAGGACAAGAGCGGCGCGGACGCGGTGGGCGAGCAGGCCGTGATCGACATCGGCCGCGAGCTCGCCTACTTCCTCGTCGACCGGCTGTTCGGCGGCGGCGCGGAGACGACGATCCTCGATCGCGCCCTGACGCCGATCGAGCGCCTCGCGGTGCGTGTGGTCGCCGAACGCGTCATGGCGCTCGTGCAGGAAATCTGGGAAGACCACGTCGAGCTCGAGCTCACGCTGTCGGGCTTCGAGTCCATTCCAGAAATCATACAGGCGGCGGCGCGTGAAGCGCCGGTGCTCGTCACCAACATCACCGCGCGTTTCGCGGGCACGGAGAGTCTGGTCTCGATCGCGGTGCCGCTTTCGGTGCTCGAAAAATTCTTCGTCATGAACAGCGCGAGCGCGCGCGCGCACCAGGCGCGGCGCGAGCCGCCCGGACAACGCGCGATCAGCGAGGGCGCGTTGCGCGCGACGCGCGTCGAGATGTCGGCGCGACTGCCCGAGTTCCGGCTGTCGATGCGCGACATCGCGGGGCTCAAGGCCGGCAGCATGCTGTCGACCGGCATTCCGATCGATACGACCGTCAACCTGCTCGTTGGCAATTCGCCGCGCTTCAAGACGAGCGCGGGCCGCGTCGGCCGCAAGCTCGCCGTGCGTGTGCTCGAGCCGCTCAGTGCTGAACCCCTTCCGACTTCTGTGGACGACAAGCCATGA
- the fliN gene encoding flagellar motor switch protein FliN, translating to MNQSEIDALTNAAGQVAPPPLEEFQNSPTAGTEVPISMLMDLTLPLSIELGRTRMTVQEILRLGRGSVVQLERLAGEPIDLFVADRRFAEGEVVVLGEHFGVRITRIISSLPATEGNA from the coding sequence ATGAATCAGTCCGAAATCGACGCGCTCACCAACGCCGCGGGCCAGGTCGCGCCGCCGCCGCTCGAAGAGTTCCAGAACAGTCCGACCGCCGGCACCGAAGTGCCGATCTCGATGTTGATGGACCTGACGCTGCCGCTGTCCATCGAGCTCGGACGCACGCGGATGACGGTGCAGGAAATCCTGCGCCTGGGCCGCGGATCGGTGGTGCAGCTCGAGCGTCTCGCCGGTGAGCCGATCGACCTCTTCGTTGCCGACCGCCGTTTCGCGGAAGGCGAAGTCGTGGTGCTCGGTGAGCACTTCGGCGTTCGCATCACGCGCATCATCTCCTCGCTGCCCGCGACCGAGGGCAACGCGTGA
- the fliP gene encoding flagellar type III secretion system pore protein FliP (The bacterial flagellar biogenesis protein FliP forms a type III secretion system (T3SS)-type pore required for flagellar assembly.), with product MTFGSVMGVLFTLGFVLALLGIALKLLRRFAPTSSSGTSLRMEVVQRLALGPKQGIAVIRVGERVVAVSVGEGGVNRLFELEAAEVANTTSGSRPATIGSGESEFPTRRPVSPLDFKAAFKGALKTAGLVVVFAIASSTLARAQTPKPTTQAQRANIVAQAVAGTKAGTSAGASPADIVQRLAASATTSSMLTGAKGAPQMDIKVGNGDGLHLSGTVGIVVMMGLMTLLPTLLLMMTGFTRILIVLNFLKQALGTQTSPPAQLVAALALLLTGFVMAPTLSEFNRTALTPWMDGQIDQAQMMDLGVKPFRAFMLKQVRPQDVETFVRMSHTPAPASIADVPTVTLTSAFVISELRTAFQIGFALFLPFIVIDVAVSSVLMSMGMFMLPPAMISLPFKLLLFVLVDGWSLIVQSLVTSFK from the coding sequence GTGACGTTTGGGTCGGTGATGGGTGTGCTGTTCACGCTGGGCTTCGTCCTCGCGCTGCTCGGCATCGCTCTCAAGCTGCTTCGTCGTTTCGCGCCGACGTCGTCGTCCGGCACCTCGCTTCGTATGGAAGTGGTGCAGCGGCTCGCGCTCGGTCCCAAGCAAGGCATTGCCGTGATTCGCGTCGGCGAGCGCGTCGTCGCCGTGTCGGTTGGTGAAGGCGGCGTCAATCGCCTATTCGAGCTCGAGGCCGCTGAAGTCGCGAATACGACGTCGGGAAGCCGTCCAGCAACGATCGGAAGCGGCGAGTCGGAGTTTCCGACACGACGTCCGGTGTCGCCGCTCGACTTCAAGGCCGCGTTCAAGGGCGCGCTCAAGACGGCGGGACTCGTCGTCGTGTTCGCGATCGCGTCGTCGACGCTCGCGCGCGCGCAAACGCCCAAGCCGACCACGCAGGCGCAGCGCGCCAACATCGTGGCCCAGGCGGTTGCGGGCACGAAGGCCGGAACGAGCGCGGGGGCATCGCCCGCCGACATCGTGCAGCGTCTCGCGGCGAGCGCCACGACGAGCTCCATGCTGACCGGTGCGAAGGGTGCGCCGCAGATGGACATCAAGGTCGGCAACGGCGACGGGCTGCACCTGAGTGGTACGGTGGGTATCGTCGTGATGATGGGTCTCATGACCCTCTTGCCGACGCTGCTGCTGATGATGACGGGATTTACCAGAATCCTCATCGTCCTCAACTTCCTCAAACAAGCGCTCGGCACGCAGACGTCGCCGCCGGCGCAGCTCGTCGCCGCGCTCGCGCTCTTGCTCACGGGCTTCGTGATGGCGCCGACCTTGAGCGAGTTCAATCGCACGGCGCTCACGCCATGGATGGACGGCCAGATCGACCAGGCCCAGATGATGGATCTTGGCGTGAAGCCGTTTCGCGCCTTCATGCTGAAGCAGGTGCGTCCGCAGGACGTCGAGACGTTCGTGCGCATGAGCCACACGCCGGCGCCGGCGTCGATCGCCGACGTGCCGACCGTCACGCTGACCTCCGCGTTCGTGATCAGCGAGCTGCGCACCGCGTTTCAGATCGGTTTCGCGCTCTTCCTGCCGTTCATCGTGATCGACGTCGCCGTGTCTTCGGTGTTGATGAGCATGGGCATGTTCATGCTCCCGCCCGCGATGATCTCGCTGCCGTTCAAGCTGCTGCTCTTCGTGTTGGTCGATGGCTGGTCCCTGATCGTTCAGAGCCTTGTCACAAGCTTCAAATAA
- the fliQ gene encoding flagellar biosynthesis protein FliQ, with the protein MSHALVVDLARNAIMLALLISGPMLVVALLVGLTVSVLQAVTQIQEQTLAFVPKLVGVSAVFLIALPWVIQLLVKYTTELFRSLPSLIS; encoded by the coding sequence ATGTCTCACGCTCTCGTCGTCGATCTCGCGCGCAACGCCATCATGCTGGCCTTGCTCATCTCGGGGCCCATGCTCGTCGTGGCGCTGCTCGTTGGCCTCACCGTCAGCGTGCTTCAGGCGGTGACGCAGATCCAGGAACAAACGCTGGCGTTCGTGCCGAAGCTGGTCGGCGTCAGCGCGGTTTTTCTCATCGCCCTTCCGTGGGTGATCCAGCTGCTCGTGAAATACACCACTGAGTTATTCAGAAGTCTTCCGTCGTTGATCTCGTAG